The stretch of DNA GCCTCCTCGGCTTCCGGCTGGACGAGACCGAGTGGTTCGCCGGGAGCCCCGAGTCGCGACCGGTGACGTCGCGCCCCGCCCCGGCCTACGACCCCCTCGGCGTCGCCGTCCCCGAGAAGGACGACGAGACGGTGTGGGACCTGCGGCGCGTGGTCGACGCGAGCCGGTTCGCCCGGCGGCGGCTGCCGCCGTTGCCGTCGGCGCCGAGCCCGGAGGAGGACCCGTACGCCGGCACGGTCGCCGGCGCCCGGACGCAGGTGTCGTTGTGGTTCCAGGACGTGTTCGGCAACGTCTCCGGCGACCCCGCGACGCTGCCGATCCGCGTCCGCTACACCGACCCCCTCGCCGGCCCCGGCGGCTGGCCGTCGACGACCCTGCGCTACACCGTCGCCGCGAAGGTGACGGAGCCGGGCGCCGACCTGGTCGTGCGCGTCGACCTCCAGGCGACGGCGTACCAGCCCGCCGCCTCCGCCGCCGGCGACACGGCCGCCGCCAAGGCGGCGCGCGACGCGGCGCGGTACGCGGGCGTCTACTTCCAGGTGATGCAGCCGGACGTCACCGTCTCGCTGCTGACGTCGCTGCGGCAGGAGCCCGGCACCGGGCCGCAGCCGCTCCCCGTCGACGCCGCCACGCTGCGGCACTACGTCATGGCGGCGCACGCCTACCTCGGCGCCGTCGCGACCTGCGGGACCGCCACGGCCGGCGGCGCGACCGTCGACGCGCTCTGCGCGTCGTACGGCCTCGACCCGGGGACGCTCGGCGACGCGAACGCCGGCGCGGCGCTGTCCTCGCTGCTCGCCGCGACGAGCGTCGCCGTGCCGGTGTCCGCGGCGTTCCGCACCGGCGACACCGTGCAGGCGCTCGCGGGCGACGACGCGGTGGCCGTGCTGACCGACGAGGACAACGTCGTCCTCCCGCTCCTGCCGGGCGTCGAGCTCGTCACGCCGGGCCGTACCGAGACCGTCCCCACGGCGACCGCCACGGCGGCGGGGCTCGCCGCGGAGTGGCACTGCACCCTCGACACCCTCGTCGGCGCGAACGCCAGCACGACGGGCCTGCTCACGCCCGGCTTCGTCTTCGACTGCTACGGCGCCAAGGTCAAGGTCGCCACGGAGGGTGCGGCCACCGAGACGACGCTCGCGCTCGTCGCGACGGCGTTCGCCGGCCAGGGCGTCCAGCTGACCCCCGCCCAGGTCGTCGGGCTGAACGCCGACGTGCCCGGCATGTTCCGCGAGGGCGCCCCGCTGTCCGTCCAGGGCTACGTCGTCACCCACGGCGACACGCTGGAGAAGAACGGCAGCGGCGCCGCGGCCGCCGCGCTGGCGCCGCTGAACACGTCGACGCCGAACCTCTTCCCGCCGGGGACGTCGCTGTTCCTGAGGACCCGGGCGTCCGACGTCCCGCCCGGCGTCACGCTCGGCGAGTTCGCCGTCGCGAACACCACCACCCCCGGCGCGCTGCTGCGCCACAACGGCGGCACCACCGTCACCTCGGCCGTCGTGCCCGGCACGTGGACCTGGTGCGACCAGCCCGGCGCGCTGCGGGTGCCGTACACCGTCGCGCGGAACGACTCCCTCACGGCGATCGCGGCCCGCGCGCTCGGCGCCGACCCGCGCCTGCTCGTCGCCGGCAACGCCGCGATGCCCGGCGCGGTCGCGGCCGGCGTGACGATCGAGGCGGGCGGGCGGTCCGCGACCACGTCCGCGCCGTCGTCGTTCGAGACCGTGGCGGCGCTGTTCACGCCGCCGCTGTCGACCGACGAGCTCGCCGACGCGATCGACACCCGCACCGACGTGCTCGTAGTCGGCGCCCTGCTGCTCACGCCGCCTGGCGTCCTGCCCGCCTCGCCCGGCGGCGCGCTGACCGCGAGCGACGCGGCGGCGCCGTGGCCGGGCGTCGGTGCCGTGTCGCTGCTCGCCGCGAACGCCGGCACGCCCGGCCTGCTCGTGGCGGGCGCGCCCCTCGCGGCCGCGGGCACGGACCACGTCGAGCACGTCGCGGTGCACGACACGCTGACCGCGGTGGTCGAGCGCTTCCGCCGCGCGGGCGTCGCCACGACGGTCGACGCGCTGCTCGCGGCGAACAAGGACGTGGCGTTCGTGCGCGCCGGCGCCACCGTGCTCGTGCCGCCCGCGACCGCCACGCTGTCGGCGGCCCTGAGCACTCCGGCGGGCGACGGCGTGACGTGGACGTTCCCGGCGCCGGTGTTCCCGGTCTCGGTGACGGTGCGCGTCGCGCGCGACCCCGACCTGGTCGACCCGGCCCTCACGGCGACCGCCGCGGTCGCGGACACCGTCGTGCCCGTCGAGCGGCAGGCGGACGACGCGCAGGCGGGTGCGCTGACGCTCGCGCACTTCGCGGAGCAGGTCGAGGACGCGATCCCGCCGCTGCGCCTCGCCACCGGTACCGGCGCCGGCGGCGCGCCCGGCACCGACGTGTGGGCCGTGGTGTTCGGTGCCGGCGGCGTCGCGGACGTGCACGTGTTCGCGCCGCCGCCGGTGCCGCCGTTGACGACCCCGCAGCCGCGGACGTTCGCCATCCGGCCGCTCGCGACCACGCTGACGTCGCGCGACGGCATCACCGTGCCGACGTTCGAGCCGGCGACCGGGAGGCTCGGCAAGGACGAGACCCGGACGTTCCAGGGGATCGACCTGGAGGTCTGGGCGCGGGCGTTCCTCTCCGACGTCGAGCTGATGCTGACGGCGGCGTACGCGCGCGGCGCGTACGCGCTGAACCGGCCGGCCCTCGACAAGCTCGTGGCCGCGAAGAAGACGCTGGCCGGCGCCGCCGCGAAGGGGCTGTGGTACGTCCTCGAGGGCGCCGCGCCGCCGGACGGAGACGACGACCCCGATCTCCGGGACGCCGTCGAGGCGCTGCGCCAGCGCCTCCTCGTGTCGCTGACGCAGGGCTACGACACCTCCGCCGTCATCCAGTACGACACCACCGTCGCGTCGCCGTGGGGCACGACCGTCGCGCGGCTCTCCGGCAACGCCGTCGTCGACTTCTCGTCCGTGCCGGACAACCTGCGCACGCTGTCGATCTCGAACGGCAAGGTGTCGCTGGCGAACGGCGACGGCCGGGTGACGTTCCTCGTCCGCGTCCCGGACGTCGCCGCGCACGAGGAGCTCGACCTGACGCTGGACTACACCGTGGTCGAGCTCGAGCACGACATCGCGCCGGAGGTCGAGGGCTACGAGCGGTCGGACTGGCTGACGTTCGCGCTGCCGGTGCGGTCGGGCGACCCGGCGGCGTTGCGGGTCGACCTGGGCTCGCCGCGCGTGCCGGTGCCGCTGCGCGCGTACCCGCCGATGCCGCTGCTGGTGGAGCACGCCGCCGTGACGCCGGACACCGCGGCCACGCTCGACGACGCCGTGCACTGGCGCTACCGGCTCACCGTCCGCCACCAGTCGGCGCAGCAGGACCGCCTGCGGTTCCGCGTCACGTACAACCAGCCGCCGCCCCCGCTGACCGACGTGCGGTCGCGGGAGGACCTGTTCCGCCGGCTCGCCGGGTACACCAACGTCTCCGGGCCGCTGCTGTCGCTGCTCGCCGGCGTCGTCGCGTCCGACGACGCGGCGCAGCCGCGGCGGGACGTGCTGCGCGCCGCGCTCGACACGTTCGCGACGCTCGCCGACGCGGTGGCGACGGCGTGGGACGGGTACTGGACGGACCCGTCGCCTGACCAGCAGCGGCCGGAGGCCAAGGCCGCCGGGGGCGGCCCCGAGCCCGACGTCTACGAGTACGCCATCGGCCTCGACGACGACCACGAGGGCGAGTACACGCGGTTGCGGCTCACGCTGACCGCGCACACCGGCGCCGGCACGGTCGGCCGGCCCGACATCGTCTGCTTCACCGCCGACGGCACGCGGCACGTCCTGACGCCGCTCGCGCGGGAGAAGTGCCCATGCCCGCCGGACGCCACGGGCTGCTGGTGCTACGCGTTCCCGCCGGGCGTCCCCGCGTTCGCGCTGACGACGTACGAGCTGACGTTCCCCCCGGTCCACGTGGCGTCGTACCAGAACGCCGACGCCGACGTGTGGGTCACCCGCAACTCGTCGCTGCTCGGCGACGACGGGCCCGCGACCGTCGAGGCGTTCGTCTACCGCACGCCCGAGATGGGCTACCCGGCTCCGGTCGTGCCGTTCATCGACATCACGGAGGAGATCCACATCGGCGACTGGCCGACCGCGCCCCTGGGGCAGGTGTTCGCGATGGTGTTCGACGGCTACGACACCGGCCGCACCGTCGCCGTCGGTGTCCGCTACGCGTACACGCTCGTGCCGGCCACGCCCGACACGAAGGCGGTCGAGGCGCTGCTGCCCGTCGTGCAGTCGACCAACGGCACGTACGACGCCGCCACGATCCCGACGCTGACGCAGCACCTCGAGGAGTGGCGTGGCCGCGTCGACCCGTCACCGGACGGTGGGGCGTGGGCGTTCTGGGTCAGCCTCTACTCGTCCGTGGACACGTCGTTGCGGCGCCCGGTCCTCCAGCTCAAGCGGCTCACGTCCCGGCTGTAGCGAGGACGACGAGCCGCGGCTCGGTCATCTCCTCGATGGCGTAGCGCGGGCCCTCGCGGGTGTTGCCGCTGTCCTTGACGCCGCCGTACGGCTGGAGGTCGGCGCGCCAGGTCGGCACCTCGTTGACGAGCACCCCGCCGTAACGCAGCTCGCGCGCGGCGCGCAGGGCGGTGCCGAGGTCGCGGGTGAAGACGCCGGCCTGGAGGCCGTACCGGGTGTCGTTGGCGAGCGCGATCGCCTCGTCCATCGACGCCACCCGCGTCACGGTGACGACCGGGCCGAACACCTCCTGGCAGACGACCTTCATCTCCGGCGTCACGTCGGCGAGGACGGTGGGGCGCAGCACGCCGTCGACCACGTCGCCGCCCGCGAGCACCTTCGCGCCGCCGCGGACGGCCTCCTCGATCCAGGCCAGGACGCGGGACCGGTCATCGGCCGAGATCAGCGCGGAGACGTCGGTGGCCTCGTCCAGCGGCGGGCCGACGCGCAGCGCCTCCACGGCCGGGACGAGCGCGGCGAGGAAGTCGTCGGCGACGGCGGCGTGGGCGTAGACACGCTGCGTGGAGATGCACGACTGCCCGGCGTGGCCGAACGCCGCGACCGCGGTCTTCGCGGCCGCCGCCGCCCAGTCGCCGGAGGCGTCGACCAGCAGCGGCGAGTTGGAGCCGAGCTCGAGGCGGACCTTCGCGCGGGGCGCCTTGGCGACCATCCCCCAGCCGACCTCGGGGCTGCCGGTGAACGACACGTACGCGACGTCCGGGTGCGTCACGAGCGCCTCGCCCACGGTCGCGCCGCCGCCGGTGACGACGTTGAGCCAGCCGGGCGGGACGCCGGCGGAGTCGAGCAGCGAGACGAGCGCCAGCGCCGACAGCGGCGTCTGCGTGGCGGGCTTCAGCACCACCGGGCAGCCGGCGGCGATGGCGGGCGCGAGCTTGTGCGCGACGAGGTTGAGCGGGAAGTTGAACGGCGCGATCGCGGCGACGACGCCCACCGGCACGCGCAGCGTGAACGCCACCCGCCCGGCGCCGGCGGGAACCGCGTCGAGCGGCACGACGTCGCCGGCGAACGTGCGCGCCTCGGCCGCGGCGGCGGCGAACGTGTCGACGGCGCGCTGCGCCTCGACGCGCGCGGTGCGGATCGGCTTGGCGGCCTCGGCGGCGATCAGCCGCGCGTGCTCCTCGACCCGGTCCGCGAGCAGCGCGGCGG from Mycobacteriales bacterium encodes:
- a CDS encoding aldehyde dehydrogenase family protein, with the protein product MDVRPVLIGGEWLATGSEGTREVRSPYDDSVVGTVPACGPAEVSRAVAAASAALARDDFPRHERIAVLDRAAALLADRVEEHARLIAAEAAKPIRTARVEAQRAVDTFAAAAAEARTFAGDVVPLDAVPAGAGRVAFTLRVPVGVVAAIAPFNFPLNLVAHKLAPAIAAGCPVVLKPATQTPLSALALVSLLDSAGVPPGWLNVVTGGGATVGEALVTHPDVAYVSFTGSPEVGWGMVAKAPRAKVRLELGSNSPLLVDASGDWAAAAAKTAVAAFGHAGQSCISTQRVYAHAAVADDFLAALVPAVEALRVGPPLDEATDVSALISADDRSRVLAWIEEAVRGGAKVLAGGDVVDGVLRPTVLADVTPEMKVVCQEVFGPVVTVTRVASMDEAIALANDTRYGLQAGVFTRDLGTALRAARELRYGGVLVNEVPTWRADLQPYGGVKDSGNTREGPRYAIEEMTEPRLVVLATAGT